From Rubripirellula reticaptiva, the proteins below share one genomic window:
- a CDS encoding SHD1 domain-containing protein, producing MTLLMMMLLSSSPVHAQEDIDPVRAGDQIEVLSFSTWYPGVVESYAAGKAMVKYTSSFGEKSSEFDVTKMRFPNNEGHWTVWKDATGKFRVEARYISRTKTDVTIRKADGNEATVPIAGLHPTIRALLAKTPVTADIVAPVRAGDQVEVQSWKKWYPGTVKSFSNDKATVEYNVGRSSPSTGSFKLEDIRFANGEGHWQIWKDASEKFQVEARFISRTETDVTIRKTDGSDVTMPIASLHGSLRTLLAKTPITSELNKIDGAVPIRVDDQIQARVSSTWYDGVVKEVRVVGALIEYDAGTWGKKTELFELDDLRYPNGEGHWRLWASATGDSQIMGRFMARDETHVTILKEDKTEIRVAIEQLSTPLKKLLRETPVIARRPPLVELAGAGLISETPSRPSIGTSIPGTNRGASGPDLSTLTIALGPRVSQQTVALPQSGTAFSIEPKHTVGSVIPIGGSEGWIAVGTHDTSWSSRDAKMLSQLYWASLTQKKSSAGPKFYPDQRFVTYSPQQRRAVVASVRGTWSEPHQLSFYRIDAGQATAVPEFTVNIPKKKNSFNRDPVRAELIGDHQMLFGYGGMVSLWDLDERRVIYQVGDLQSSNFQLNTDHQHFAAMSGTNTVGVYETATGQLSGQGSLEGSGDTTACFSHDGKRLVVATRSEIYRWDLIGTNPVQTLPIGGVQVKRDTPLADLGGGWLVAGPQLYSSGLGLIAWAYDSARNASFGRPDLRKYIDDVNIHHQQMLGTKMLVAATMGGSKGKSALVGVAGVPHRDAVEMMKQVDPESIRMLVRGSRIKIDPQAPPQIAAGLRRAAKANGWIEDSTSEATLTGSAGPGETQTLTYRTIGFGTRSGSGEETHSVTPWIQKASVVYQDQSAWSTAVGGVPYSVHLSGDEQLGNELQKSSNASYALFDNLRVPEEIIYPKYQRGLGVTLLTIKGFVDIAN from the coding sequence ATGACGCTGCTGATGATGATGCTTTTGTCGAGTTCACCTGTCCACGCGCAAGAAGACATCGATCCGGTTCGGGCCGGCGATCAGATCGAGGTCCTGTCGTTTTCAACTTGGTATCCCGGCGTCGTTGAAAGCTATGCCGCTGGCAAAGCGATGGTGAAATACACATCGTCGTTCGGTGAAAAGTCGTCTGAGTTCGACGTCACGAAAATGCGTTTCCCCAACAATGAAGGGCATTGGACGGTTTGGAAGGACGCAACAGGCAAGTTTCGCGTTGAAGCACGGTACATTTCGCGGACAAAAACGGACGTCACGATTCGCAAGGCTGATGGCAACGAAGCAACGGTGCCAATTGCCGGTTTGCACCCGACAATTCGTGCACTGCTTGCCAAGACCCCCGTCACCGCCGACATCGTGGCCCCCGTCCGCGCTGGTGATCAAGTGGAAGTGCAGTCTTGGAAAAAATGGTATCCCGGTACAGTCAAGTCGTTTTCGAACGACAAAGCAACGGTTGAATACAACGTGGGTCGATCCAGTCCAAGCACCGGATCCTTCAAGTTAGAAGATATCCGCTTTGCCAATGGCGAAGGGCACTGGCAGATCTGGAAAGACGCCAGCGAAAAGTTCCAAGTCGAAGCAAGATTCATTTCACGAACGGAAACGGATGTCACGATTCGCAAAACCGATGGCAGCGATGTCACGATGCCGATCGCCAGCTTGCACGGATCGCTGCGAACGCTGCTTGCAAAAACACCGATCACCAGCGAGCTGAACAAGATTGATGGAGCGGTGCCCATTCGCGTCGACGATCAAATTCAAGCTCGCGTTAGTTCGACTTGGTATGACGGCGTCGTCAAAGAAGTCCGAGTGGTAGGCGCGCTGATTGAATACGACGCAGGAACTTGGGGTAAAAAGACCGAACTGTTTGAACTAGATGACCTTCGTTATCCCAATGGCGAAGGGCATTGGCGTCTGTGGGCGAGCGCGACCGGCGATTCGCAGATCATGGGCCGCTTCATGGCTCGCGATGAAACGCACGTCACCATCTTGAAGGAAGACAAGACCGAGATCCGTGTCGCGATCGAACAACTAAGCACTCCGCTTAAGAAGTTACTTCGCGAAACACCTGTGATTGCTCGCCGCCCACCCTTGGTCGAACTGGCAGGTGCAGGTTTAATTTCCGAAACCCCAAGTCGTCCTTCGATCGGAACGTCGATCCCAGGGACAAACCGCGGCGCTAGCGGTCCCGATTTGTCGACGTTGACAATTGCGTTAGGCCCACGCGTTTCTCAGCAGACGGTCGCCTTGCCACAAAGCGGCACAGCGTTTTCCATCGAACCGAAACATACGGTCGGATCGGTTATTCCCATCGGAGGAAGCGAGGGATGGATCGCAGTCGGGACGCACGATACCTCGTGGAGCTCGAGAGACGCAAAAATGCTTTCCCAACTTTATTGGGCTAGCTTGACGCAAAAGAAATCGTCGGCCGGTCCGAAATTCTATCCTGACCAACGATTTGTGACTTATTCACCGCAACAGCGACGCGCGGTGGTCGCGAGTGTCCGTGGAACGTGGAGCGAACCGCACCAACTTTCGTTCTATCGCATCGACGCTGGCCAAGCGACTGCGGTGCCCGAATTCACCGTCAACATTCCGAAAAAGAAAAACAGTTTTAACCGTGACCCTGTTCGGGCCGAGTTGATCGGCGATCACCAAATGCTGTTCGGCTACGGTGGAATGGTGTCGCTATGGGATCTGGACGAACGTCGCGTGATCTATCAAGTCGGCGATTTGCAATCGAGTAACTTTCAACTCAACACCGACCATCAACACTTCGCAGCGATGAGCGGAACAAACACGGTCGGTGTTTATGAAACGGCAACAGGACAATTGTCCGGTCAAGGCAGTTTAGAAGGCAGTGGCGATACAACGGCATGTTTCAGTCACGATGGCAAACGGTTGGTGGTGGCGACCCGATCGGAGATTTATCGCTGGGATTTGATCGGCACCAACCCAGTTCAAACGCTGCCCATCGGTGGTGTTCAAGTCAAACGAGACACTCCGCTGGCGGATTTGGGTGGTGGTTGGCTGGTTGCCGGGCCACAGTTGTACAGCAGCGGATTGGGGTTGATCGCGTGGGCGTACGACAGCGCTCGCAATGCGAGTTTTGGCAGACCTGATCTGCGCAAGTACATCGACGACGTCAACATCCATCACCAGCAAATGCTTGGCACCAAGATGCTGGTCGCAGCGACGATGGGAGGATCCAAGGGCAAGTCGGCACTTGTTGGCGTCGCTGGCGTACCGCACCGAGACGCGGTTGAAATGATGAAACAAGTCGATCCTGAATCTATTCGAATGCTGGTCCGTGGTAGCCGAATCAAGATTGACCCTCAGGCTCCGCCACAAATCGCAGCAGGACTACGTAGGGCCGCGAAAGCAAATGGCTGGATCGAGGACTCGACGAGCGAAGCCACATTGACGGGATCAGCCGGCCCGGGAGAGACGCAAACGTTGACTTACCGAACCATCGGATTTGGAACTCGCAGTGGAAGTGGCGAAGAGACCCACTCCGTCACGCCATGGATTCAAAAAGCCAGCGTTGTCTATCAAGACCAATCGGCATGGAGTACTGCGGTGGGCGGCGTCCCTTATTCGGTCCATCTAAGCGGAGACGAACAGTTGGGCAACGAACTTCAAAAATCGAGCAACGCAAGCTACGCGCTCTTCGACAACCTCCGAGTCCCGGAAGAAATCATCTATCCGAAATACCAACGTGGCCTTGGCGTTACCCTACTGACTATCAAAGGCTTCGTCGACATCGCCAACTAG
- a CDS encoding RNA recognition motif domain-containing protein, whose amino-acid sequence MGRKLYCGNLSFNVSSSDLEELFAQFGTVDSAQVITDRDTGRSKGFGFVEMGTDEEAQAAISGLHEKEHDGRSLTVNEARPREDRGGGGGGGGGRGGYGGGGGGRGGYGGGGGGGGGGRGGDRGGYGGGGGGGGRGGDRY is encoded by the coding sequence TTGGGAAGGAAATTGTATTGCGGAAACTTGAGCTTTAATGTCTCAAGCTCCGACCTCGAAGAGTTGTTTGCTCAGTTCGGGACAGTCGATAGTGCTCAGGTCATCACAGATCGTGACACTGGTCGAAGTAAAGGTTTTGGTTTTGTTGAAATGGGCACCGACGAGGAAGCTCAAGCGGCGATCAGTGGCCTGCACGAAAAAGAACACGACGGTCGCTCGTTGACCGTTAACGAAGCTCGTCCACGCGAAGATCGTGGCGGCGGCGGTGGTGGTGGCGGCGGACGCGGCGGTTACGGCGGTGGCGGCGGTGGTCGTGGCGGTTACGGTGGTGGCGGCGGTGGCGGTGGCGGTGGCCGTGGTGGCGATCGCGGCGGCTACGGTGGCGGTGGTGGTGGCGGCGGACGCGGTGGCGATCGCTACTAA
- the uvrA gene encoding excinuclease ABC subunit UvrA encodes MSPDVISVRGCRVHNLQNVDIDIPRGKLVAICGVSGSGKTSLALDTLYAEGQRCYIESFSAYTRQFLQRLDKPDCDLIDGIPPAIAVTRAGGSKTNRSTVGTSTEIADHLRLLFAKVATLFCYSCGEIVESDDPAVVAQQLSGQPDGTRMMIGFSIWLPNPKAASEILLGLQQEGYLRLVAGDETFHLSDEDRARLAKKIGKNGMEITVIVDRVTGADSIERLTESMETAMNEGNGRAVVFLSVTANAITDKPTLPATNTRATVTIDGRDWIRRVASRDRRCDACDIDYPDPVPRLFNFNNPLGACPVCEGFGDVVSMDMDLVVPDKSLSLAEGAIAPWNTPSYEHEKFELLELADDYGIPVDVPFRKLKAKHRKLIVGGVPERNFGGLNGFFAWLDRKKYKMHVRIFASRFRSYAPCDACHGKRLKPEALAYRIDGRNFADLLAMQADQVSSFFDAMKLAARETVIAREPITQITDRIGYLQDVGLGYLQLDRTLRTLSGGETQRVALTSALGSSLVNMLYVLDEPTAGLHPADVDRLSHAIVGLRDRGNSVIVVEHDETMIRLADRLIEIGPTAGVAGGKVMFEGTMAEMLADEDSLTGQFLTGRRGGTLRNHIPRTPHSHITLTGASGHNLQNVDVDFPLNVLTLVTGVSGSGKSSLVQDTLFGAIRAAKMGESTKPLPFGSIRGLSQIDDCVMVDQSPISRSARSAPVTYVKAFDPIRKTFADTVDARVRNFSPGHFSFNSAKGQCENCEGAGVLEIDMQFLADVSMRCPVCRGTRYREDILKVRYRDRTIDDVLQMSVREAHSFFRGDDKVQDRLQRMLDVGLDYIKLGQPATTLSSGEGQRLKLATFLASAKRRRTLFIMDEPTTGLHFADIVRLVDCFDALIDDGHSLLVVEHNALLMQAADHIIDLGPGAAGEGGRVVATGTPAEVAKVKESATGRVLATA; translated from the coding sequence TTGTCGCCTGATGTCATTTCCGTTCGCGGTTGCCGCGTCCATAACCTGCAAAACGTCGACATCGACATTCCTCGGGGCAAGTTGGTCGCAATTTGTGGCGTTTCGGGCAGCGGTAAAACTTCCCTCGCCTTGGACACTTTGTATGCCGAGGGACAGCGATGCTATATCGAGAGTTTTTCGGCCTACACACGTCAGTTCCTGCAGCGGCTCGACAAGCCAGATTGCGACTTGATCGATGGGATCCCGCCCGCCATCGCAGTGACTCGGGCCGGCGGATCCAAAACCAACCGCAGCACCGTCGGCACGTCGACCGAAATCGCGGATCACTTGCGGTTGCTGTTCGCCAAAGTGGCAACGCTGTTTTGCTATTCCTGTGGCGAAATCGTTGAAAGCGATGATCCGGCCGTCGTCGCCCAACAGTTGTCGGGCCAACCAGATGGCACTCGCATGATGATCGGGTTCTCGATCTGGTTGCCCAATCCCAAAGCGGCCAGCGAAATTCTGTTGGGATTGCAACAGGAAGGCTACCTGCGGCTTGTCGCTGGAGACGAAACATTCCACTTGTCCGATGAAGATCGCGCGCGATTAGCAAAGAAGATTGGCAAGAACGGGATGGAGATCACGGTGATCGTTGACCGGGTGACCGGTGCCGACTCGATCGAACGACTCACGGAGTCGATGGAAACGGCCATGAACGAAGGCAACGGTCGCGCGGTCGTGTTCCTGAGCGTGACGGCGAACGCGATCACGGATAAACCAACCTTGCCGGCCACTAACACGCGTGCCACCGTCACGATTGATGGGCGTGATTGGATTCGGCGAGTGGCAAGCCGCGATCGTCGCTGTGATGCCTGCGATATCGATTATCCCGATCCCGTGCCACGATTGTTCAACTTCAACAATCCGCTCGGCGCTTGTCCGGTTTGCGAAGGTTTTGGCGATGTGGTCAGCATGGACATGGACTTGGTCGTGCCGGACAAGTCGTTGTCGCTTGCCGAAGGTGCGATCGCACCCTGGAACACTCCGTCGTACGAACACGAGAAGTTCGAGCTGCTGGAATTGGCGGATGACTACGGCATCCCGGTTGACGTGCCGTTTCGCAAGTTGAAGGCGAAACATCGAAAGTTGATTGTTGGCGGAGTTCCCGAACGAAACTTTGGTGGACTCAACGGTTTCTTTGCTTGGCTAGACCGCAAGAAGTACAAGATGCACGTCCGCATCTTTGCCTCGCGTTTTCGATCGTACGCTCCATGCGATGCGTGCCACGGCAAGCGTCTGAAACCGGAAGCCCTGGCATACCGAATCGACGGACGCAACTTTGCGGATCTGCTTGCGATGCAGGCTGACCAGGTCTCGTCGTTTTTCGATGCCATGAAATTGGCGGCGCGAGAAACCGTGATTGCAAGAGAACCGATCACGCAAATCACTGACCGGATCGGATACTTGCAGGACGTCGGGCTTGGCTACCTACAACTCGATCGGACTTTGCGAACTCTTTCGGGTGGCGAAACGCAGCGAGTTGCCTTGACGTCGGCACTGGGCAGCAGTCTGGTCAATATGTTGTACGTTCTTGATGAGCCGACCGCAGGGCTGCATCCTGCCGACGTTGATCGCTTGTCGCACGCCATTGTCGGGCTTCGTGATCGGGGCAATTCGGTGATCGTGGTCGAGCATGATGAAACGATGATTCGTTTGGCTGATCGCTTGATCGAGATTGGCCCGACCGCAGGTGTCGCTGGTGGCAAAGTGATGTTCGAAGGCACCATGGCGGAAATGTTGGCCGACGAAGACAGTTTGACAGGCCAGTTCTTAACGGGGCGACGAGGCGGGACGCTGCGAAATCACATACCGCGGACTCCGCACAGTCACATCACGTTGACGGGAGCCAGCGGACACAATTTACAAAACGTCGACGTTGATTTTCCGCTGAACGTGTTGACTTTGGTGACCGGAGTATCCGGCAGTGGGAAAAGTTCGCTGGTTCAGGACACGCTTTTTGGCGCTATTCGTGCGGCAAAGATGGGCGAGTCGACGAAGCCATTGCCGTTCGGTTCGATCCGCGGGCTCAGCCAGATCGACGACTGTGTGATGGTCGACCAGTCGCCGATCAGTCGGTCGGCCAGAAGTGCGCCGGTCACTTATGTCAAAGCATTCGATCCGATTCGAAAAACATTCGCCGACACGGTTGATGCACGAGTGCGAAACTTTTCGCCTGGACATTTTAGTTTTAACAGTGCCAAGGGCCAGTGCGAAAATTGCGAAGGCGCCGGCGTGCTGGAAATCGACATGCAGTTTTTGGCGGATGTGTCGATGCGTTGTCCGGTCTGTCGCGGCACGCGTTACCGCGAAGACATCTTGAAAGTACGCTATCGCGACCGAACGATCGACGATGTGTTGCAAATGTCAGTCCGCGAGGCGCACTCGTTCTTTCGCGGCGACGACAAAGTGCAAGATCGCCTACAACGAATGCTGGACGTAGGGCTCGACTACATCAAGCTTGGCCAGCCCGCGACGACTTTGTCGAGCGGCGAAGGGCAACGGTTGAAGCTGGCTACGTTTCTGGCCAGTGCTAAACGCCGGCGCACATTGTTCATCATGGACGAACCAACCACAGGTTTGCACTTTGCTGACATTGTTCGATTAGTCGACTGTTTTGACGCACTGATCGACGATGGCCACAGTTTGTTGGTGGTCGAACACAATGCGTTGCTGATGCAAGCGGCTGATCATATCATCGATCTTGGTCCGGGAGCGGCAGGTGAGGGTGGCCGCGTTGTCGCGACGGGAACACCCGCCGAAGTGGCAAAGGTCAAGGAAAGCGCGACCGGACGAGTGCTTGCGACGGCGTGA
- a CDS encoding MGH1-like glycoside hydrolase domain-containing protein, which translates to MSAEELRLSESRRRQVNWHRWGPYLSERQWGTVREDYSDGGDATWSYFPHDHARSRAYRWGEDGLLGISDRQCRLCFNVGLWNGNDSILKERLFGVTGPEGNHGEDVKECYYYLDSAPTHSYMKALYKYPQSRYPYEELVAISSQRSRTDDEYEMLDTPAFDGSRYFDVVAEYAKAAADDLLIRLSITNRGPAAAQLHVVPQFFFRNTWTWKCTEEGCTVRPTMRLQDGVIKTNHETLGQFWMACEQVNDSAKKNGSTEFQWLFTDNETNIKRHPGLPSESEFFKDGFNNFIVNGDANAVNPDQRGTKCGAYAKLDIKAGETVTIQLRMTHVDEPLIAETASGDAKKFATLAFDRSFEETFAKRINETDDFYRTIIDDKLDAQQKAIMRQAYAGLLWTKQFYHYSVATWLDGDPNGIETSPARAGGRNSEWRHLFNRDVISMPDKWEYPWYAAWDLAFHMVPFAKLDSHFAKEQMILFLREWYMHPNGQIPAYEWQLGDVNPPVHAWGVWEIYKATGETDGRDRVFLARAFQKLLLNFTWWVNQKDPRGKNIFAGGFLGLDNIGVFDRSKPLPQGHLEQADGTSWMAFYCGSMLRIAMELAEDDMAYGDMASKFFEHYVAIAEAMNSMDGTGLWDEEDGFYYDHLYLDGKSIPIRVRSLVGLFPLTTAVVLEEELINKLPGFRRRMKWFLDNRDDLSQHMTYMEFECPEGQTGGKRLLAIPSETRLRRLIEVMLDENEFLSPFGIRSMSAIHRDQPFVFDFGGQHHEVRYVPGESDSGMFGGNSNWRGPIWFPMNFLLIQAMKRYYGYYGDDMRVECPTGSGNLMTLMEVSHELERRLISLFEVDEKGFRPSHGNDDVYQKDPAWKDLILFYEYFHADSGKGLGASHQTGWTALVATMIRSNCEGT; encoded by the coding sequence ATGTCTGCTGAAGAATTACGACTTTCGGAAAGCCGTCGTCGGCAAGTCAATTGGCATCGCTGGGGGCCTTACCTGTCGGAACGCCAATGGGGCACCGTCCGCGAGGACTATAGCGACGGTGGTGATGCGACGTGGAGCTATTTCCCGCACGACCATGCTCGCAGCCGCGCGTATCGCTGGGGCGAAGACGGGTTGCTAGGAATCAGCGATCGACAGTGCCGACTGTGTTTCAATGTCGGCCTTTGGAATGGTAACGACAGCATCTTGAAAGAACGACTGTTTGGCGTGACCGGGCCAGAGGGCAACCACGGGGAAGACGTCAAAGAGTGCTACTACTATCTGGATAGCGCGCCGACACACAGCTACATGAAGGCGCTCTACAAGTATCCTCAGTCGCGATACCCGTATGAAGAACTAGTCGCGATCAGCAGCCAACGAAGTCGTACGGACGACGAGTACGAGATGCTGGACACACCCGCGTTTGACGGTTCACGCTACTTTGATGTCGTCGCCGAATACGCGAAGGCGGCTGCCGATGATCTACTGATTCGTCTTTCGATCACAAATCGTGGTCCCGCAGCGGCACAGCTGCATGTAGTTCCACAATTCTTTTTCCGTAACACATGGACATGGAAGTGCACCGAAGAAGGATGCACCGTGCGTCCGACCATGCGACTGCAAGACGGCGTGATCAAAACAAATCACGAGACGCTTGGCCAATTCTGGATGGCATGCGAACAGGTCAACGACTCGGCGAAAAAGAACGGTTCAACCGAATTCCAATGGCTTTTCACCGACAACGAAACGAATATCAAGCGACATCCGGGACTGCCTAGCGAATCTGAATTCTTCAAAGACGGTTTCAACAATTTCATTGTCAACGGAGACGCTAACGCGGTAAACCCAGATCAACGCGGCACCAAATGTGGCGCCTACGCAAAACTGGACATCAAAGCAGGCGAAACCGTCACGATCCAGTTACGGATGACGCACGTCGACGAGCCTCTAATCGCCGAAACCGCGAGCGGCGACGCCAAGAAGTTTGCAACGCTCGCGTTCGACAGGTCGTTCGAAGAAACCTTCGCCAAGCGAATCAATGAAACGGACGATTTCTATCGCACGATCATCGATGATAAACTTGACGCCCAGCAAAAGGCCATCATGCGGCAAGCGTACGCGGGATTGCTGTGGACCAAACAGTTCTATCACTACAGCGTTGCGACTTGGCTGGACGGCGATCCCAACGGCATTGAAACGAGCCCAGCGCGTGCAGGTGGGCGAAACAGCGAATGGCGCCACCTGTTCAATCGCGACGTAATCTCAATGCCTGACAAATGGGAATACCCTTGGTACGCGGCCTGGGACCTGGCTTTTCACATGGTGCCATTTGCGAAGCTGGATTCGCACTTTGCAAAAGAGCAGATGATTCTGTTTTTACGTGAATGGTACATGCATCCGAATGGCCAGATTCCCGCGTATGAGTGGCAACTTGGCGACGTCAATCCGCCCGTCCATGCTTGGGGCGTTTGGGAAATTTACAAAGCCACCGGCGAAACGGACGGACGTGACCGCGTCTTTTTAGCGCGCGCGTTTCAGAAGTTGCTGTTGAACTTCACATGGTGGGTGAACCAAAAAGACCCTCGCGGGAAAAACATCTTCGCTGGCGGTTTCTTGGGACTCGATAATATCGGTGTGTTCGACCGCAGCAAACCGTTGCCGCAGGGCCACCTTGAACAGGCTGACGGAACGTCATGGATGGCGTTCTATTGCGGATCGATGCTGCGGATCGCAATGGAATTGGCCGAAGACGATATGGCCTATGGTGACATGGCCAGTAAGTTCTTTGAGCATTACGTTGCGATCGCCGAAGCGATGAATTCGATGGACGGCACCGGTCTTTGGGACGAAGAGGACGGATTCTATTACGACCACCTGTACCTGGACGGAAAATCGATTCCGATCCGCGTCCGATCGTTGGTGGGGCTGTTTCCGCTGACGACCGCGGTCGTACTGGAAGAAGAGCTGATCAACAAACTGCCCGGTTTCAGACGCCGGATGAAGTGGTTCTTGGACAACCGCGACGATCTAAGCCAGCACATGACGTACATGGAGTTCGAATGTCCCGAAGGACAAACCGGCGGCAAACGCTTGTTGGCGATTCCATCGGAAACTCGGCTGCGACGCCTGATCGAAGTGATGCTTGACGAGAATGAGTTTTTGTCGCCGTTCGGAATTCGTAGCATGTCGGCGATCCACCGTGACCAACCGTTCGTGTTCGACTTTGGGGGTCAGCACCACGAAGTCCGTTACGTACCGGGCGAAAGCGACAGCGGTATGTTTGGCGGTAACAGCAATTGGCGTGGACCGATTTGGTTCCCCATGAACTTCTTGCTGATCCAAGCCATGAAACGCTACTACGGATATTATGGCGACGACATGAGAGTCGAATGCCCAACGGGCAGCGGCAATCTGATGACGTTGATGGAAGTCTCGCATGAACTGGAACGACGACTGATCTCGTTGTTCGAAGTCGACGAGAAAGGATTCCGCCCGTCTCACGGAAACGACGACGTCTATCAAAAAGATCCTGCGTGGAAAGACTTGATCCTGTTCTACGAGTACTTCCATGCTGACTCGGGCAAAGGTCTTGGCGCGAGTCATCAAACAGGCTGGACGGCACTTGTCGCAACAATGATACGAAGCAACTGCGAAGGTACCTGA
- a CDS encoding DUF1559 family PulG-like putative transporter, whose amino-acid sequence MNALGFPARRSRLGPVALISVTALATKVWLLILWEYRNYLPPNFDSAFLNGMQGNFYGWYATAFYAHIVAGPISIVSAAFLMSSGLRSRHLKLHRSLAKYHITLVIAVLVPTGLAMSIRAHAGPIAGVGFAALSIATGVTAVMAMQTARSGRMDDHRRWTTRCFLLLLSPLILRVVAGAASYIEAESEWFYRVNAWASWITPIVLFESWVLQQKGHAMKSSMKLRRVRNQMGFTLVELLVVIAIIGVLVGLLLPSMRFSNEAARRMSCSNNFKQIGFSIHNYHSAFKRLPMAMGGTEANEHRISGLVGLVPFIECQSLWEQISNPAVIDSVAYPAMGPAPWVSEYSPWREQMQTLHCPSSPFLSNEFGLTSYTFCIGDSPNDVHTPKSMRGMFGCQITTTFRDVSDGLSNTIAMTEMAVIDDRQVNGQFAISQPISLLDNPSLCRNLVDPERPNYYTDEIKLGSLGRGGRWADGAAGFSLANTLLPPNQPSCAVGGSVAVDGIYSAGSLHQGGCHVLMGDGAVKFITDSIEAGDAALIPIVSEPTETAVDTDASQAKPDPSPYGLWGALGTANNGEDIDALMDF is encoded by the coding sequence ATGAATGCCCTCGGTTTTCCGGCACGTCGTTCACGACTAGGCCCTGTGGCCCTGATTTCGGTCACGGCGCTTGCGACGAAGGTCTGGTTGCTGATTCTGTGGGAATACCGCAACTATTTGCCACCTAACTTTGACTCGGCTTTTCTTAACGGAATGCAAGGCAATTTCTACGGTTGGTATGCAACCGCGTTTTATGCCCACATTGTTGCCGGTCCAATTTCGATTGTGTCGGCAGCGTTCTTGATGTCTAGTGGACTGCGTTCGCGACACCTAAAGTTGCACCGGAGCCTCGCAAAGTACCACATCACGCTGGTGATCGCAGTCCTTGTTCCCACTGGATTGGCGATGTCGATTCGTGCACACGCTGGACCGATTGCGGGTGTCGGATTTGCTGCACTTTCAATAGCCACCGGCGTGACAGCCGTGATGGCGATGCAGACGGCCAGATCCGGACGAATGGATGATCACCGGCGTTGGACAACACGCTGCTTTTTGCTGCTGCTATCGCCACTGATTCTGCGTGTCGTCGCGGGTGCGGCAAGCTACATCGAAGCCGAATCTGAATGGTTTTACCGCGTCAATGCGTGGGCCAGCTGGATCACGCCGATCGTCCTTTTCGAGTCCTGGGTTTTGCAACAAAAGGGTCATGCGATGAAGAGTTCAATGAAATTGCGTCGTGTCCGAAATCAGATGGGCTTTACTTTGGTCGAGTTGCTTGTCGTGATCGCGATTATCGGCGTATTGGTTGGATTGTTGTTGCCGTCGATGCGGTTTTCTAACGAAGCGGCCAGACGGATGTCTTGTTCGAACAACTTCAAGCAGATCGGATTTTCGATTCACAACTACCATTCGGCCTTTAAGAGACTGCCGATGGCGATGGGAGGAACCGAAGCCAACGAGCATCGCATCAGTGGACTCGTCGGGCTTGTTCCGTTCATCGAGTGTCAATCTCTATGGGAACAAATTTCAAATCCTGCTGTCATCGACAGCGTGGCCTATCCTGCGATGGGGCCAGCTCCCTGGGTTTCGGAGTACTCGCCCTGGCGAGAACAGATGCAGACGTTGCACTGTCCTAGTTCACCGTTTTTGTCTAATGAGTTTGGCTTGACCAGCTATACGTTCTGCATTGGCGACTCGCCAAACGACGTTCATACGCCGAAATCGATGCGGGGCATGTTCGGATGTCAAATCACGACAACGTTCCGAGACGTATCAGACGGGCTAAGCAACACAATCGCAATGACCGAGATGGCAGTCATCGACGATCGCCAAGTGAACGGCCAATTCGCGATATCACAGCCGATCTCGCTACTTGATAATCCTTCGCTTTGCCGCAACCTGGTGGATCCCGAGCGACCGAACTACTACACAGACGAAATCAAACTTGGCAGTCTGGGGCGAGGTGGCCGGTGGGCGGACGGTGCAGCCGGATTCTCGCTGGCCAATACCCTATTGCCGCCCAACCAACCGAGTTGTGCGGTTGGCGGCAGCGTCGCAGTCGACGGAATCTACTCGGCCGGCAGTCTGCACCAGGGCGGTTGCCACGTCTTGATGGGCGATGGAGCGGTGAAGTTTATCACGGACTCGATCGAAGCCGGCGACGCGGCTTTGATTCCTATCGTATCGGAGCCGACCGAAACTGCGGTTGACACGGATGCCAGCCAAGCAAAGCCGGATCCCAGCCCCTACGGATTATGGGGTGCTCTCGGGACGGCCAATAACGGCGAAGACATTGACGCATTGATGGACTTCTAG